A single window of Eucalyptus grandis isolate ANBG69807.140 chromosome 1, ASM1654582v1, whole genome shotgun sequence DNA harbors:
- the LOC104441784 gene encoding endoglucanase 19: MPPGLAGKRANPIPSGAIVSGPDAYDNFADQTDNYKQMEPATYNNAPLLGILAQLSGGHGGYGRLLLVVVPAPKAAMAEPSPALVTASNELSTEQKPTVSWTANGRTYRRYLTVVTDKLDKTLKYVNLLISKLYGPLWAVTKSGDLYVFPSWIQSFYLQGRPSSLCTSTLRLKRTSPSQATLWHRKILQLHK; this comes from the exons ATGCCACCTGGTTTAGCTGGAAAGCGAGCGAACCCAATCCCCTCAGGTGCTATCGTCAGTGGCCCCGATGCATATGATAACTTTGCTGATCAAACAGACAATTACAAGCAAATGGAGCCTGCTACTTACAACAACGCTCCACTCCTTGGCATATTAGCCCAGTTGAGTGGTGGTCACGGCGGTTATGGTCGGCTCCTTCTAG TGGTTGTTCCTGCACCGAAAGCAGCCATGGCAGAGCCAAGTCCCGCTCTTG TAACAGCTTCCAATGAGCTGTCCACCGAGCAGAAGCCAACGGTGTCATGGACTGCCAACGGGAGAACTTACCGCAGATACTTGACGGTGGTGACCGACAAGTTGGACAAGACGCTGAAATATGTCAACCTGTTGATCTCCAAGCTCTACGGTCCTCTGTGGGCAGTAACCAAGTCCGGCGACTTGTATGTGTTCCCTTCTTGGATCCAATCCTTTTACCTTCAGGGAAGACCCTCGAGTTTGTGTACATCCACGCTTCGCCTCAAGCGGACATCTCCATCTCAAGCTACACTATGGCATAGGAAGATACTCCAGCTTCATAAGTAA
- the LOC104441783 gene encoding protein phosphatase 2C 51 isoform X1 has translation MEASLGKMDEEVGEKGVDASMRTAGSMAVVAVVGKEEVVVASRGDSRTVLCRGDVVVPLSVDHKPDRPDEKERVEVAGGRVTDWNGSCVLGVLATSRSIGDYYLKQNVMAEPEVTVSKRTKLDDFLVIASNGLWDALSNEVAHQVVRRCLNGHIKRRFPKELRGSNAAEVAAVLAELAVAQGSQDNISVIVIELKKPN, from the exons ATGGAGGCGTCGTTAGGAAAGATGGACGAGGAGGTTGGAGAAAAGGGGGTGGACGCGTCGATGAGGACGGCGGGGTCGATGGcagtggtggcggtggtggggaAGGAGGAGGTTGTGGTCGCAAGCCGCGGGGATTCGCGAACGGTGTTGTGTCGTGGCGATGTGGTCGTGCCCTTGTCCGTTGATCACAAG CCTGACAGGCCTGATGAGAAGGAGAGAGTGGAAGTAGCTGGTGGAAGGGTCACAGATTGGAATGGATCCTGTGTCCTAGGCGTGCTTGCTACATCGAGGTCAATCG GGGACTATTATTTGAAGCAAAACGTGATGGCTGAGCCAGAGGTCACGGTAAGCAAGAGAACAAAGTTGGACGATTTCCTTGTGATAGCAAGCAATGGGTTATGGGATGCACTCTCTAATGAGGTTGCCCACCAGGTCGTGAGGAGATGCCTCAACGGACATATAAAGAGGAGGTTCCCTAAGGAGCTGAGAGGAAGTAATGCCGCCGAGGTGGCTGCGGTGCTAGCCGAACTAGCTGTGGCTCAAGGTAGCCAGGACAATATCAGTGTGATTGTGATCGAGCTGAAGAAACCAAACTAG
- the LOC104441783 gene encoding protein phosphatase 2C 51 isoform X2 encodes MEASLGKMDEEVGEKGVDASMRTAGSMAVVAVVGKEEVVVASRGDSRTVLCRGDVVVPLSVDHKPDRPDEKERVEVAGGRVTDWNGSCVLGVLATSRSIGDYYLKQNVMAEPEVTVVRRCLNGHIKRRFPKELRGSNAAEVAAVLAELAVAQGSQDNISVIVIELKKPN; translated from the exons ATGGAGGCGTCGTTAGGAAAGATGGACGAGGAGGTTGGAGAAAAGGGGGTGGACGCGTCGATGAGGACGGCGGGGTCGATGGcagtggtggcggtggtggggaAGGAGGAGGTTGTGGTCGCAAGCCGCGGGGATTCGCGAACGGTGTTGTGTCGTGGCGATGTGGTCGTGCCCTTGTCCGTTGATCACAAG CCTGACAGGCCTGATGAGAAGGAGAGAGTGGAAGTAGCTGGTGGAAGGGTCACAGATTGGAATGGATCCTGTGTCCTAGGCGTGCTTGCTACATCGAGGTCAATCG GGGACTATTATTTGAAGCAAAACGTGATGGCTGAGCCAGAGGTCACG GTCGTGAGGAGATGCCTCAACGGACATATAAAGAGGAGGTTCCCTAAGGAGCTGAGAGGAAGTAATGCCGCCGAGGTGGCTGCGGTGCTAGCCGAACTAGCTGTGGCTCAAGGTAGCCAGGACAATATCAGTGTGATTGTGATCGAGCTGAAGAAACCAAACTAG